From a region of the Myroides sp. JBRI-B21084 genome:
- a CDS encoding M43 family zinc metalloprotease translates to MKQLLFLTICLCTVFASAQRNEPEQNCGTIYNLQTDYDETFEKFYQSQINLKAKNPVTYYIPIVFHVIHTGEPIGTGSNISDLAIYKALERLNNNLINKHNHPNSGNTNIQFVLATKAPNGSCSTGINRINYSTNQAYVSYGNAYSTSDNGVDANTIRALSKWNNTQYYNVWVVNKITSSSSVTAYAYYPTAHGTAVDGTFIRHDNLANPESATFTHEIGHSLNLMHTFQGSTGTNCPTQINGCGADGDCIADTPPHIKNHPLDLVLNAANSCSGDNNSTYKHNYMTYTYDEYRKVLTPLQIARMQSAVPFYRSSYLPANNTVFTMTQSPQAKFYVNDSDGTSKQYFCAGSPIVLRNSSTCFLNTFNSTSLGNYVTKWEIIKNGQTFMVSNESNPTITINQTGIYSIKLTVTNNVGASTLTKTDVIEIVSANSVNFCTPTSLNVGQFFYSINRVKLNNIDNLTIKNRNEGYNNYSCSYITQANAAGASNLSIYINNNHFSIKDNSILHAYIDFNNNGVFETNEQIANETIPTGTSNQAFSYFFVPPANVVKNIVLRMRIMHDRLNISNSKLNCTSQFNVGDIEDYGVIFINSLSAPEFETKKVNLYPNPVTNVLNIDFEDASKKSIQIFTNTGQLIKTFETSETNLKIDVSGFEAGNYHLKTDNQSFKFIKK, encoded by the coding sequence ATGAAACAATTATTATTCTTAACAATTTGCCTGTGTACCGTATTTGCTTCTGCCCAAAGAAACGAACCCGAACAAAACTGTGGTACAATTTATAATTTACAAACCGATTATGATGAAACTTTTGAAAAATTTTATCAATCCCAAATTAATCTAAAAGCAAAAAATCCGGTAACTTATTATATTCCAATTGTTTTCCACGTGATACATACTGGCGAGCCAATTGGAACCGGCTCAAATATAAGCGATCTAGCTATTTACAAAGCATTAGAACGTTTAAATAACAATTTAATTAATAAACACAACCACCCAAATAGTGGCAATACCAACATACAATTTGTATTGGCTACAAAAGCACCAAACGGTTCGTGTTCTACAGGTATTAATCGTATTAATTACAGCACAAATCAGGCGTATGTTTCTTATGGCAACGCATATTCAACATCTGATAATGGTGTAGATGCAAATACCATTCGTGCCTTATCAAAATGGAACAATACGCAATATTACAATGTGTGGGTTGTAAATAAAATTACATCATCTTCAAGTGTAACTGCCTATGCATACTACCCTACTGCACATGGAACAGCTGTTGATGGTACTTTTATTAGACATGATAATTTAGCAAATCCTGAAAGTGCTACTTTTACACATGAAATTGGACATAGTTTAAATTTAATGCATACTTTTCAGGGTTCAACTGGCACAAATTGTCCTACACAAATTAATGGTTGTGGTGCCGATGGAGATTGTATTGCCGATACCCCACCGCATATTAAAAATCATCCTTTAGATTTGGTTTTAAATGCTGCCAATTCATGTTCGGGCGATAACAATTCTACCTACAAACATAACTACATGACGTATACTTATGATGAATACCGAAAAGTGCTTACGCCCTTACAAATTGCCCGAATGCAAAGTGCTGTTCCGTTTTATAGATCGTCTTACTTACCTGCTAATAACACGGTTTTTACAATGACTCAAAGTCCGCAAGCTAAATTTTATGTAAACGATTCCGACGGAACTTCTAAACAATATTTTTGCGCTGGTTCGCCAATCGTTTTAAGAAATTCATCAACTTGTTTTCTAAATACTTTTAACAGTACTTCTTTGGGAAATTATGTTACAAAATGGGAAATTATTAAAAACGGACAAACGTTTATGGTTTCTAACGAATCAAACCCTACTATAACTATAAATCAAACAGGTATTTACTCTATAAAATTAACTGTTACAAATAATGTAGGCGCTAGTACGTTAACTAAAACAGATGTTATTGAGATTGTTTCAGCAAATTCGGTTAATTTCTGTACACCTACTTCGTTAAATGTTGGGCAATTTTTCTATTCAATTAATCGTGTTAAATTAAATAATATCGATAATCTTACAATTAAAAATAGAAACGAGGGCTATAATAATTATAGTTGTTCTTATATTACACAAGCTAATGCTGCAGGAGCTTCAAACTTAAGTATCTATATTAATAATAATCATTTTTCTATTAAAGATAATTCCATTTTACATGCTTATATAGATTTTAATAATAACGGTGTTTTTGAAACAAACGAACAAATTGCAAACGAAACAATTCCAACAGGAACAAGCAATCAAGCTTTTAGCTATTTTTTTGTTCCGCCAGCAAACGTAGTTAAAAATATTGTTTTAAGAATGCGTATTATGCACGACCGTTTAAATATATCTAATTCAAAGTTAAATTGTACTTCGCAATTTAATGTAGGCGATATTGAAGATTATGGGGTAATTTTTATAAATAGTTTATCTGCTCCAGAATTTGAAACTAAAAAAGTAAATTTATATCCTAACCCTGTTACCAATGTTTTAAATATTGATTTTGAAGATGCTAGTAAAAAATCAATTCAAATTTTCACAAATACAGGTCAATTGATTAAAACTTTTGAAACAAGCGAAACTAACTTAAAAATTGATGTGTCTGGTTTTGAAGCTGGAAATTATCATTTAAAAACTGATAATCAAAGCTTTAAATTCATTAAAAAATAA